A part of Desulfotomaculum nigrificans DSM 574 genomic DNA contains:
- a CDS encoding NifU family protein gives MREKVKEALEKIRPFLQRDGGDVELVDVDDNGVVKVKLRGACGGUPGAVYTLKNGIERSLKQAVPEVKEVVQV, from the coding sequence ATGCGCGAAAAGGTAAAAGAGGCCCTGGAAAAAATTCGTCCGTTTCTGCAAAGAGACGGTGGAGATGTTGAGTTAGTAGATGTTGATGATAACGGTGTAGTTAAAGTAAAATTAAGAGGTGCTTGTGGTGGCTGACCCGGTGCCGTTTATACCCTGAAAAATGGGATTGAGCGGTCGCTCAAGCAAGCTGTTCCTGAAGTTAAAGAAGTGGTACAAGTTTAA
- a CDS encoding sigma-70 family RNA polymerase sigma factor, translating to MPLEDRLLVERSKKGDREAFEQLVQMYENKVYTIAYRLMGNHTDAADLAQEAFIKIYQALPNFRGDSSFSTWIYHITVNVCRDELRKRQRRPTVSLDDSPDNNTCTYELRSNMPTPEEELDRSETQAMVQQCLNELSDDYRIILVMREIQEMAYEEIAENLGCSLGTVKSRLSRARQALKEKISKQMELLSPKRRLAK from the coding sequence TTGCCGCTGGAGGATCGTTTGTTAGTTGAACGTAGTAAAAAGGGCGATAGAGAGGCTTTTGAACAACTGGTCCAGATGTATGAAAACAAAGTATATACAATTGCTTACAGATTAATGGGAAACCACACAGATGCGGCGGATTTGGCCCAGGAAGCTTTTATAAAAATATATCAAGCGTTGCCTAATTTTCGAGGTGATTCAAGTTTTAGTACCTGGATCTATCATATTACGGTAAATGTTTGTCGGGATGAATTACGTAAGAGGCAACGCAGACCAACCGTTTCACTGGACGATTCACCGGATAATAACACCTGTACATACGAGTTACGCAGCAACATGCCTACCCCGGAAGAGGAGTTGGACCGCAGTGAAACTCAAGCTATGGTTCAACAATGTCTTAATGAACTTTCTGATGATTACAGAATAATATTGGTGATGCGAGAGATTCAAGAAATGGCTTACGAAGAGATTGCCGAAAATTTGGGTTGTTCTTTAGGAACCGTTAAATCTCGCTTAAGTCGGGCCAGACAAGCGTTAAAGGAAAAAATAAGTAAACAAATGGAACTTTTATCCCCCAAACGTCGTCTAGCCAAGTAA
- a CDS encoding selenium metabolism-associated LysR family transcriptional regulator, whose translation MNLSTLQTFITVAEKKNLSLAAQEIHITQPAISKQLGALEAHFGTPLVERKGRGVVLTPAGEVFYRYAREMLDLMHRAERDIRNMSGEIRGRLVIWASTIPGHYILPPIIGLFKKAFPDVRTQLQIGDSKEVIRKLLEETAHLGAVGVLPNNKRVEGIKFFTDELVVIVPPDHPFASLKEVTVSQLAKEPLVWRETGSGTRAVVENLLSQGGVTPDKLNIALEFGSTGAVVTAVEAGAGISVVSKWAVLKEQALHQVVTVKVKDLPMQRDLYLVYHRRKNKSPIVEAFINFALKQNPPV comes from the coding sequence ATGAATTTATCAACATTGCAAACCTTTATTACAGTAGCAGAAAAAAAGAATTTGTCTCTGGCCGCCCAGGAAATTCATATTACCCAGCCGGCCATCAGTAAACAACTGGGTGCCCTGGAAGCACACTTTGGTACTCCCCTGGTTGAAAGAAAGGGCCGCGGGGTTGTGTTGACTCCGGCGGGTGAAGTTTTTTATCGTTACGCCCGGGAAATGTTAGATTTAATGCACCGGGCTGAACGTGACATTCGTAATATGTCTGGTGAAATCAGAGGCCGACTGGTCATTTGGGCCAGTACCATTCCGGGTCATTATATTTTGCCACCCATCATCGGGTTATTTAAAAAGGCTTTTCCGGATGTACGGACGCAATTGCAGATTGGCGATTCCAAAGAAGTAATTCGCAAACTATTAGAAGAAACGGCCCATTTGGGTGCCGTGGGTGTGTTGCCTAACAATAAACGTGTGGAGGGAATTAAGTTTTTTACTGATGAACTGGTGGTTATTGTTCCTCCGGATCACCCCTTTGCCAGTCTAAAGGAAGTTACTGTTAGCCAGCTGGCTAAGGAACCACTGGTTTGGCGGGAAACTGGCTCCGGTACCAGAGCAGTGGTAGAAAATCTCTTATCCCAGGGAGGAGTTACCCCTGATAAGTTAAACATTGCTTTAGAATTTGGCAGCACCGGGGCGGTGGTAACGGCTGTGGAAGCCGGTGCCGGGATTTCTGTGGTTTCTAAATGGGCCGTATTAAAAGAACAAGCTTTACATCAGGTGGTCACCGTAAAAGTTAAGGATTTGCCGATGCAGCGGGACTTGTACCTGGTTTATCATCGGCGGAAAAATAAAAGCCCCATAGTAGAAGCTTTTATCAATTTTGCCCTGAAGCAAAATCCCCCTGTCTAA
- a CDS encoding sensor domain-containing diguanylate cyclase, giving the protein MGLTEKTLNQLHMANLRLKILLVVVVCGALLMLTNLLGLGIFTKETFLTAHTIIEFFCVFVALCIFTVTWYSYLNNCSYYSYFIGLGLMMVGFMDLLHFISYDGMPGLFVASDANTATLYHIMGRFIMACTFFISVFLYKREFCSNGRLRYLLLIISLALVSLIIATVTLAPNLYPLMYIKGHGLTQAKVVAEYLIIFLMFLGISGYLFLYQKKPDSYLELIICTLIICIFSELCYTSYESVYDSRNLLGHIFRFAAYVVLYLAIFVNNVKRPYLQLVEAREELAKANALLEEKVRQRTQDLQQANEKLAQAATVDFLTGAINRREFSRLFAELLAKNEPQAVHSVMALDFDSFKTINDTFGHAIGDECLKTFVQAAKDVIRPTDSVSRFGGDEFVLLLPYTPRAGAKIVAEKIRNRLKEIANPPFTISIGVAEWPKDGMTEKDLLASADQALYMAKEKGKNRVE; this is encoded by the coding sequence TTGGGACTCACGGAAAAAACCCTCAACCAACTTCATATGGCTAACCTCCGTTTAAAAATTCTACTTGTGGTGGTGGTATGTGGTGCCCTGTTAATGCTAACAAACCTGTTAGGTCTTGGAATTTTTACTAAAGAAACCTTTTTAACTGCTCATACTATCATTGAATTTTTCTGCGTCTTTGTAGCCCTGTGTATCTTCACTGTGACCTGGTATTCATATCTAAACAACTGTTCCTATTATAGTTACTTTATCGGCCTGGGCCTGATGATGGTAGGATTTATGGACTTACTTCACTTTATAAGTTATGACGGTATGCCGGGTCTTTTTGTAGCCTCAGATGCAAACACCGCCACCCTGTATCATATTATGGGCAGGTTCATTATGGCTTGTACATTTTTTATCAGTGTCTTCTTATATAAAAGGGAGTTTTGCTCCAACGGACGACTAAGATATTTATTATTAATAATATCTTTGGCCTTAGTATCGTTGATTATAGCCACTGTAACACTGGCCCCGAATTTATACCCGCTTATGTACATTAAAGGACACGGACTGACCCAGGCCAAAGTAGTTGCTGAATATTTGATCATCTTCCTGATGTTTTTAGGTATCTCGGGTTATCTTTTCTTGTATCAAAAAAAACCTGATAGTTACCTGGAGCTAATTATATGCACTTTAATTATTTGCATATTTAGTGAACTATGTTATACCTCATATGAAAGTGTATATGATTCCCGGAACTTGCTGGGCCATATTTTTCGCTTTGCTGCCTACGTTGTTCTCTATTTAGCAATCTTTGTTAATAACGTAAAACGGCCTTACCTACAACTGGTTGAGGCCAGGGAAGAATTAGCTAAAGCTAATGCGTTACTGGAGGAAAAGGTACGTCAACGCACTCAGGATTTACAGCAGGCTAATGAAAAACTGGCGCAAGCCGCTACCGTTGATTTTCTCACCGGTGCCATCAACCGCAGGGAGTTTTCCCGCCTATTTGCCGAACTACTGGCAAAGAATGAACCACAGGCCGTTCACTCAGTTATGGCCCTTGACTTCGACTCCTTTAAAACAATTAATGATACCTTTGGCCACGCTATAGGTGATGAATGCCTAAAAACATTTGTGCAGGCAGCCAAGGATGTGATCCGTCCCACTGACAGCGTTTCCCGCTTTGGTGGTGACGAGTTTGTTTTACTGCTGCCCTATACCCCCAGGGCAGGGGCCAAGATCGTAGCAGAGAAAATAAGAAATCGTTTAAAAGAAATAGCTAACCCACCCTTTACTATCTCCATTGGCGTGGCTGAATGGCCGAAAGACGGTATGACGGAAAAGGACCTGTTGGCCAGTGCGGATCAAGCCCTTTATATGGCTAAGGAAAAGGGTAAAAACAGGGTTGAGTAG
- a CDS encoding N-acetylmuramoyl-L-alanine amidase family protein — MPNKLVVLDPGHGGRDSGATGNGLLEKNITLDIAKRVAARLAAYNVNVRLTRDNDTYISLSARANFANHLGADYFLSIHINAGGGTGFESYIYNGPVSPETSRFRSIIHRNIMNFLDDYGVVNRGEKTANFAVLRETGMPAVLIENLFIDTAKDAALLKDPEFINGLSEAITGGIVWALNLTAKPTKPAPTPTPQPTPAPTGPPEKVSSWDPQGEVAKLKEAGFIVDDHPADAPVTWGEFAAVMNRLINVLNIKNNS, encoded by the coding sequence ATGCCTAACAAATTAGTTGTATTAGACCCTGGGCACGGCGGTCGTGATTCCGGGGCTACAGGCAATGGTCTGTTAGAAAAGAACATTACCCTTGATATTGCCAAAAGAGTGGCCGCTCGCTTGGCCGCTTACAATGTAAATGTGCGGTTAACCAGGGATAACGATACTTACATTTCACTAAGCGCCAGAGCCAATTTTGCCAATCACCTGGGGGCTGATTATTTTCTTTCCATTCATATTAATGCCGGGGGCGGAACCGGTTTTGAAAGTTACATCTACAATGGGCCGGTGAGCCCTGAAACATCGCGCTTTCGGTCAATCATCCACAGAAACATCATGAACTTTTTGGATGATTATGGCGTGGTCAATCGGGGTGAAAAAACCGCTAATTTTGCTGTGTTAAGGGAAACCGGTATGCCAGCGGTATTAATTGAAAACCTGTTTATCGATACAGCCAAAGATGCAGCTTTGTTAAAGGATCCGGAATTTATTAATGGTTTATCAGAAGCCATTACAGGGGGAATCGTGTGGGCCTTGAACTTAACCGCTAAGCCTACCAAACCGGCACCCACACCAACACCCCAACCAACACCCGCCCCCACTGGGCCCCCGGAAAAAGTGTCAAGTTGGGACCCGCAGGGAGAAGTGGCCAAATTAAAGGAGGCCGGATTTATTGTTGACGATCACCCGGCTGACGCTCCCGTAACCTGGGGCGAGTTTGCCGCTGTAATGAATAGATTAATTAATGTTTTAAATATTAAAAATAACTCCTAG
- a CDS encoding [Fe-Fe] hydrogenase large subunit C-terminal domain-containing protein encodes MALISTNQDCRKCYACVRACPVKTISISDGIPEIIEEGCLGCGQCVLACSIGAKIVHDDTPKVQRWILEGQKVAAIVAPSYPASFDWTAGQLISSLRYLGFSTVQEVAYGASICAKEYGKLFQEQQDKTIISTACPAVVQLVEKHMPSLTKYLAPIDSPMLIQAKLVKLAYPDHKIVFIGPCLAKKYEAVDINTRGYVDAVITFKQLNCWFNQREIPWEELPEGQWDNPRPELARTFPISGGLLKTSGVVEDVATMDIVVVETPRRCIEVLRAIESGEFTPRFVDMLVCEGCVMGPGMISDKPYMVRATKVANTVKAENNTGGDKITGVLPKLDVKRKFTARPVLKKTFSDEEVWRMLKETGKQTPKDLINCSACGYDTCWEKAVACLQGVAEKEMCLPYLLRQIPSLTKSLMDMSNKLMLSMESINFSTLTLKGTTSRINCKNQHLEELIKETNIIAKNTMELADTVLTMVSQYQLSVSGQESAKLSLTNGELEEIRRIADQSREQAEKTTAAFEEIANILNNLREDSVVILEQEKAIKVVTNSLEQIVGTYEQLLNIGAAMANIGRNYT; translated from the coding sequence ATGGCCTTAATTTCTACCAACCAGGATTGTCGGAAATGTTACGCATGTGTCAGGGCCTGCCCTGTTAAAACCATTTCCATCAGCGATGGCATCCCGGAAATCATAGAAGAAGGTTGCTTAGGGTGTGGTCAGTGCGTTTTGGCCTGCTCAATTGGCGCTAAAATTGTGCATGATGATACACCCAAGGTGCAGCGATGGATTCTGGAGGGCCAAAAGGTGGCGGCGATTGTGGCGCCGTCTTACCCTGCCTCTTTTGATTGGACTGCCGGGCAATTGATCAGTTCCTTACGCTACCTGGGCTTTTCCACTGTGCAAGAGGTAGCTTACGGAGCCTCCATTTGTGCCAAAGAATACGGCAAGTTATTTCAGGAACAGCAAGATAAAACGATTATTTCCACAGCCTGTCCCGCCGTGGTCCAGCTGGTGGAAAAACATATGCCATCTTTAACCAAGTACCTGGCTCCGATAGACTCCCCCATGTTGATTCAAGCCAAATTAGTAAAACTGGCCTATCCGGACCATAAAATTGTTTTTATAGGCCCCTGTCTGGCCAAAAAATATGAAGCAGTTGATATTAATACCCGGGGTTATGTTGATGCCGTAATTACTTTTAAGCAATTAAACTGCTGGTTTAACCAACGGGAAATTCCATGGGAGGAACTGCCGGAAGGTCAGTGGGATAACCCCCGGCCCGAGTTAGCCCGGACTTTTCCCATTAGCGGCGGGCTTTTGAAAACCTCGGGGGTTGTCGAGGATGTTGCTACCATGGATATTGTGGTGGTGGAAACTCCCCGCCGCTGTATTGAAGTTTTACGGGCCATTGAAAGCGGGGAATTTACGCCACGATTTGTTGATATGCTGGTCTGTGAAGGGTGTGTTATGGGCCCGGGGATGATCAGTGATAAACCTTATATGGTACGGGCTACTAAAGTGGCTAATACTGTAAAGGCTGAAAATAACACTGGTGGTGACAAAATAACCGGCGTTTTACCAAAGTTGGATGTAAAAAGAAAATTTACCGCCAGGCCTGTTTTAAAGAAAACCTTTAGTGATGAAGAGGTTTGGCGGATGCTCAAAGAAACAGGCAAGCAAACACCTAAGGATTTAATTAACTGTAGTGCCTGTGGTTATGATACCTGCTGGGAAAAGGCAGTTGCCTGTTTGCAGGGAGTGGCTGAAAAAGAGATGTGCCTGCCCTACTTGCTGCGGCAAATCCCTTCCTTAACCAAAAGTCTTATGGATATGAGCAACAAGTTAATGTTATCTATGGAGTCTATTAATTTTTCCACCTTGACTTTAAAGGGTACCACTTCTAGAATTAACTGTAAAAATCAGCACCTAGAGGAACTAATAAAAGAAACGAATATCATTGCTAAAAATACTATGGAGTTAGCCGATACGGTTTTAACAATGGTTTCTCAATACCAGTTGTCGGTAAGCGGACAAGAGTCCGCCAAACTTAGTTTAACCAACGGTGAACTGGAAGAGATCAGGAGAATAGCAGATCAAAGCAGGGAGCAAGCAGAGAAAACCACTGCCGCCTTTGAAGAGATCGCTAATATTTTAAACAACCTGCGAGAAGACAGCGTAGTTATTTTAGAACAGGAAAAAGCCATCAAGGTTGTCACTAATTCATTAGAACAAATTGTCGGCACCTACGAGCAGTTACTTAATATCGGTGCTGCCATGGCCAACATAGGCCGGAATTATACTTAG
- a CDS encoding carbon-nitrogen hydrolase family protein — protein sequence MSKSLKLGLCQIPVSKDKTRNLQVARAAVKEAVLAGSQLVALPEMFNCPYDNKYFAQYAEEFPQGETLQMLSHLARAESVYLVGGSLPEREANRLYNSCFIFGPQGELLARHRKVHLFDIDIPGGISFRESDTLTPGDQITTFNTPFCRVGVAICYDIRFPELTRLMALQGIKLLILPAAFNMTTGPAHWELTMRARALDNQIYVAAVSPARDERASYVAYGHTMVADPWGNVIAQSAEKPQVLTVDIDLARLADIRAQLPLLKHRRADIY from the coding sequence ATGTCAAAGTCTTTGAAACTAGGACTTTGCCAAATACCTGTTAGTAAAGATAAAACCAGGAACCTCCAAGTGGCTCGGGCAGCAGTGAAGGAGGCTGTGTTGGCGGGCAGCCAGTTAGTAGCCCTGCCCGAAATGTTTAACTGCCCTTATGACAATAAGTACTTTGCGCAATACGCCGAGGAATTTCCCCAAGGTGAAACATTGCAAATGCTTTCCCATCTGGCCCGTGCAGAATCTGTTTATTTGGTAGGCGGTTCACTTCCCGAACGGGAGGCCAACCGTCTTTATAACAGCTGTTTTATTTTTGGCCCCCAGGGTGAGCTGCTGGCTCGCCACCGTAAAGTGCATCTATTTGACATCGACATCCCAGGAGGCATATCTTTCCGTGAATCAGACACCCTGACCCCCGGTGATCAGATTACCACATTTAATACACCCTTCTGCCGGGTAGGGGTGGCCATTTGTTATGACATTCGCTTTCCTGAATTAACCAGGCTGATGGCTTTACAGGGGATTAAGTTACTGATTTTACCTGCCGCCTTTAACATGACCACCGGCCCCGCTCATTGGGAACTGACCATGCGAGCCAGGGCGCTGGATAATCAAATTTATGTGGCTGCAGTTTCCCCGGCCAGGGATGAAAGGGCCAGCTATGTGGCCTATGGTCATACTATGGTAGCCGACCCTTGGGGAAATGTTATCGCCCAGTCCGCTGAAAAACCACAGGTTCTGACGGTTGATATTGACCTTGCTCGCCTGGCCGATATTAGGGCACAACTTCCGCTACTTAAACACCGTCGAGCTGACATTTATTAA
- a CDS encoding iron-containing alcohol dehydrogenase produces the protein MALGEQVYGYFIPTVNLMGIGAHKEIPNQVKTLGGTNVLIVTDAFLGRPGGMAEDIKAMLEDAGIKVTIYAGAEPNPTDINVHDGLKVYQDCGADMILSLGGGSSHDCAKGIGLVASNGGHIRDYEGVDKSSKPMPPFIAVNTTAGTASEMTRFCIITNTSNHVKMAIVDWRVTPNVAINDPLLMVGMPPALTAATGMDALTHAVEAYVSTIATPVTDSAALMAMKLISENLRNAVANGQNMEARDKMAYAEFLAGMAFNNASLGFVHAMAHQLGGFYNLPHGVCNAILLPHVERFNLIACPERFVDIAKALGENVEGLSVRDAAEKALSAIQKLSADVGIPSGLAQLGVKEEDLPIMAENAMKDACSFTNPRLATLDDIINIFKAAL, from the coding sequence ATGGCACTCGGTGAACAAGTTTACGGTTATTTTATCCCCACTGTTAACTTAATGGGCATAGGCGCTCACAAGGAAATCCCCAATCAGGTAAAAACCCTGGGTGGTACAAACGTTCTGATTGTTACTGACGCGTTCCTGGGACGTCCCGGTGGCATGGCCGAAGACATTAAAGCTATGTTAGAAGATGCAGGCATTAAAGTTACCATTTATGCAGGTGCTGAGCCCAATCCCACTGACATAAACGTGCATGATGGTTTGAAAGTTTACCAGGATTGCGGTGCAGATATGATTCTTTCCCTGGGTGGCGGTAGCTCCCACGATTGTGCTAAAGGTATCGGCCTGGTAGCCAGCAACGGCGGTCACATCCGTGATTACGAAGGTGTTGATAAGAGTTCCAAACCCATGCCTCCTTTTATCGCTGTTAACACCACCGCCGGTACTGCTTCAGAAATGACCCGTTTCTGCATCATTACTAATACCAGCAACCACGTTAAAATGGCTATCGTTGACTGGCGGGTAACCCCCAATGTGGCTATCAACGATCCTTTGTTAATGGTTGGTATGCCCCCGGCCCTGACTGCAGCCACCGGTATGGATGCTTTGACCCACGCGGTGGAAGCTTATGTATCCACCATTGCTACACCGGTTACCGATTCGGCAGCTTTAATGGCTATGAAACTGATCTCTGAAAACCTGCGCAATGCCGTGGCTAACGGTCAGAACATGGAAGCCCGGGACAAAATGGCTTATGCTGAGTTCCTGGCCGGTATGGCTTTCAACAACGCTTCTCTGGGCTTTGTTCACGCTATGGCTCACCAACTGGGAGGTTTCTACAATCTGCCGCACGGTGTATGCAATGCCATCCTGCTGCCTCATGTTGAGCGCTTTAACCTGATTGCTTGCCCCGAGCGTTTTGTTGATATTGCCAAGGCCCTGGGTGAAAACGTAGAAGGCCTATCCGTGCGTGATGCAGCTGAGAAGGCTCTGTCCGCCATTCAGAAACTGTCTGCCGATGTTGGTATTCCTTCCGGCTTAGCTCAACTGGGCGTTAAGGAAGAAGATCTGCCCATTATGGCTGAAAATGCTATGAAGGATGCTTGCAGCTTTACCAACCCCAGACTGGCTACATTAGACGATATCATCAATATCTTTAAAGCTGCTCTCTAA
- a CDS encoding DUF4349 domain-containing protein, translating into MRCQDVLEMLSPYIDGVLSTAENEAVRVHLAGCPACRAEWEELNNTVSLLQELPEIAPPAGFRAGLMEKIDQLSAPAQGPQHKRWFKRVAEVSKGTWAKTAAVAAVMAMALGLTSLWQKDGNQLIPIDPKTQDVVVAQEQQSDKNPPAKVENNAGENSGSQVRNNTTKPKTTTPRENTAASGNKQGHIVNPSKENRSLAVESFVPASSEGMVARNISLKLDVPDLTEALKSVGAITQANSGSINKPYVNQGDSGSLSISVPTSHYKAAVNELQKLGQVISYLPVEQDLSAQHKQLKASIEQLRAQKADLEAKLAEGDNSELQKQLDRVNDDLAGQIKQIQQIEARSNYSIIDITLI; encoded by the coding sequence GTGCGATGCCAGGATGTCTTAGAAATGCTGTCACCGTACATTGATGGAGTCCTGAGTACTGCCGAAAATGAGGCAGTTAGGGTCCACCTGGCTGGCTGTCCTGCATGTCGGGCTGAATGGGAAGAACTAAATAATACCGTCAGCCTCCTTCAGGAACTTCCTGAAATAGCTCCACCAGCTGGATTCAGGGCTGGGTTAATGGAAAAAATTGATCAACTATCTGCTCCTGCCCAGGGGCCTCAACATAAACGTTGGTTTAAACGTGTGGCTGAGGTTAGCAAGGGGACTTGGGCTAAAACTGCTGCTGTTGCGGCGGTAATGGCTATGGCCCTTGGACTTACTTCCCTATGGCAAAAGGATGGTAATCAATTGATTCCCATTGACCCCAAGACACAGGATGTGGTTGTGGCTCAGGAACAACAGTCAGACAAAAATCCACCGGCTAAAGTTGAAAACAACGCGGGTGAAAATTCTGGATCACAAGTCCGGAACAATACCACAAAACCTAAAACCACCACTCCTAGAGAGAATACTGCAGCTTCCGGTAATAAGCAGGGCCATATTGTAAATCCATCCAAAGAAAACAGAAGCCTTGCTGTAGAAAGCTTTGTGCCGGCCAGCAGTGAGGGAATGGTAGCCAGAAATATCTCGCTAAAGCTGGATGTGCCAGATCTTACCGAGGCATTAAAGTCAGTGGGTGCCATTACTCAGGCCAACAGTGGTTCAATTAATAAGCCCTATGTAAATCAAGGGGATAGCGGTAGTCTTAGTATCAGTGTACCCACCAGCCATTATAAAGCAGCAGTCAATGAATTGCAGAAGCTGGGGCAGGTTATCTCCTATCTGCCGGTGGAACAAGATCTTAGCGCCCAACATAAGCAACTTAAGGCCAGTATTGAACAATTAAGGGCTCAAAAGGCTGATTTAGAAGCAAAACTGGCTGAAGGGGATAATTCTGAATTGCAAAAGCAACTAGATAGGGTTAACGATGATTTAGCCGGTCAAATTAAGCAAATACAACAAATAGAAGCTCGCAGCAATTATAGTATTATTGATATAACTTTAATTTAA
- a CDS encoding MgtC/SapB family protein codes for MIEFPPEVYFRVIFSVFVGTVLGLERTVYNKPAGVRTFSLVCLGSTLIMIVSINGAQFLGIKPPPDPLRVAAQIVTGIGFIGAGVIWNSENGVKHGITTAAELWVVSAIGMALGLGLYDLVLLVILCVYMAIFFGRKLDSLFRKGKGELDGDS; via the coding sequence ATGATAGAATTTCCACCGGAAGTTTATTTTAGAGTTATATTTTCTGTATTTGTCGGTACCGTATTGGGATTGGAAAGAACAGTTTATAATAAACCAGCCGGTGTACGGACATTTTCATTAGTATGCTTAGGGTCCACCTTAATCATGATTGTGTCTATTAATGGCGCGCAGTTTTTAGGGATTAAACCGCCCCCGGATCCTTTACGGGTTGCAGCGCAAATTGTAACTGGCATTGGTTTCATTGGTGCAGGGGTTATTTGGAATAGTGAAAACGGGGTAAAACACGGCATAACCACCGCTGCAGAACTATGGGTGGTTTCGGCCATAGGAATGGCTTTAGGATTAGGACTTTATGATCTTGTTTTACTGGTAATACTTTGCGTATATATGGCTATATTTTTTGGACGTAAACTTGATAGTTTATTCCGCAAAGGTAAGGGTGAATTAGACGGAGATTCATAG